In a genomic window of Telopea speciosissima isolate NSW1024214 ecotype Mountain lineage chromosome 5, Tspe_v1, whole genome shotgun sequence:
- the LOC122661710 gene encoding phosphoglycerate mutase-like protein 1, with translation MDCTPGPALFPLHRCKTLHLVRHAQGIHNAEAEIDHEAYLSPKLFDAHLTPLGWQQVDNLREHVHSSGLAKRIELVITSPLLRTMQTAVGVFGGAGYVDGVEAPPPLMVSNAGNSDRPAISSIDCPPFLAVELCREHLGVYLCDKRRSIREYQPLFPAIDFSQIESDEDIFWRADIKETEEEVGARGIKFINW, from the exons ATGGATTGCACTCCAGGCCCTGCTCTGTTTCCTTTGCATCGCTGTAAAACTCTGCACCTG GTGAGACATGCTCAAGGAATTCATAATGCTGAAGCTGAAATTGACCATGAAGCGTACCTATCTCCAAAACTTTTTGATGCACACCTTACCCCCTTGGGTTGGCAGCAG GTTGATAATTTGCGTGAGCATGTTCACTCATCTGGTCTTGCCAAGAGAATTGAATTAGTTATTACATCTCCTCTGTTAAG gaCAATGCAAACAGCTGTTGGAGTATTTGGTGGGGCAGGCTATGTAGATGGTGTGGAGGCACCTCCTCCACTAATGGTCTCAAATGCTGGAAATAGTGACCGTCCTGCAATTTCAAGTATAGATTGCCCACCTTTTCTAGCCGTGGAGCTTTGTCGAGAACACTTG GGAGTTTACTTATGTGATAAGAGAAGAAGCATTCGGGAGTATCAGCCTCTTTTTCCTGCAATTGATTTTTCCCAG ATAGAAAGTGATGAAGACATTTTTTGGAGGGCTGACATTAaagagacagaagaagaagttggagctAGGGGAATCAAGTTTATTAACTGGTGA